Below is a genomic region from Zea mays cultivar B73 chromosome 9, Zm-B73-REFERENCE-NAM-5.0, whole genome shotgun sequence.
TTTTTTTCGGTCTCAAAGTTAGGTTTACCTGCTCTAGTGGAGTTTGGTTTCAACTTTAGCCCATCTAGACATCTGAATTGGGCCCAAGTTTTCCGTGTCTTCGGCGGCCTACTCCTCGACTGCTGCGTGTGTCCAGTTTTCTAGCTAACATGTCTTCTCCTCGATTGCGGCTGGACTGGAAGAACAATTTGCTAATCCCACCGTTCTAAAATATATGGAATCGAAAGTTCAAAATCTAAATATAAGATACAAAAACTGCTATGCAAATTCAACACTTTCCTTCTAAAGTAGACCATACGTTTTCTCtctaattcatggcatgcaataaTAACACGTAATCCATGGCATTTTCGTCTATGTTATCCACTCTTGTGCCGAATTTGTGTCTGCTTGTTACCCACGGAACGAGAACAGTGATAGTGACTAATGCCTGGtagtgactaaagtttaatcACTAAAGTATTCCGTTTGATTACAGTGACTAAATCTAACTAAAAAGTATTAATTGGTGCAATAATAACTGCATTATCCCTATTAATTAGTGGATGACTGCTGCACTAAGAAAGAGAAAATGGCAATAGAAATAAAAATCctactttagtcccttttagtacACCCCTTGGTGACTAAAGAACTTAATTTTAGTCACTCCACTTTAGTCACCATGTTTGCTTCTTTAGGAACTaagagtgactaaagtttagtcactccAAACCAAAAGGGGCCTAACACTATCTCCAGTAAATTCTCTATCTCATCCCATATTTCAAACTTCTCTCTACAGATAATGTCATCTACAGTTCGTGTCCCCTGTTTTTCATACTTTATTGAAGATAGCCTAAGACCACCTCTAAGATCCACTGGACACCTCCCCCACCCCACAACGTGAGTTTTAGGGTGAAAATCGGCTCCAACGGCTTCCCTCATACCTCACCCCATACAAGGGAGATAAGAAACTCCTCCATATATAAAGTGAGTTCTAATATCCTATACTTTAATCACTTTATTTCTTTGTGATATTAGCACTTTTTAAGTATGTTAACCTAAAAAATGTAAATAATGTGTATTATGGTAGTACAAATAGTCTATTTTTTAAAACTTTAAAAAACTGATGAAAAAAGTATGAAATAACTGAATTATAATATATAGAGGGGAGCTGAATATGGTGAATGTTTAGAGCTGCTCCAACtaggcttctttctccgcttgcgtgctctccctatatatctagcggcATACTACCTATGTCGCGTCCAAATGCCCAGGTCTTTCTCGTGTCCTTCTCTGGCAACGAACAGGTATGTCCGtctcttcccttcccctcctgctctacgaaaccttggaagttggggaggcgagggatggtgGCCTATGGTACCCGTGCAGTGCCGGCCCTGGAGGGGGGCGAGCAGGGCGGCCGCCATGGGCCCCCGGTTCCAAGGGGCCCCACTCCGGTATACCATATGCGGCCTTAGAGTATGTGTTTGGTGTTTGGTGGTGCGATTCCGACGATGAAAACAAGACCCAACGGCAAATCAGCATATTGCAACATGATTTGCTAATTGGTGAAGGTTTGATTTTATTGACTATTTGTGAGTGCCACATAATGGGTATAATTTTTAATTTATTTAATTTGGTGTACCTAAAGAGCATCACCAAGAAGGGTCTTAAATATAGTTATATTTTACAATATAGGACTTTGACACCAAAACATTGCTCCAACATAGGttctattttacaaaaaaaaaatCATCAAATAATTATAGGACTCGGTCTCTCGGATCCCAAATATAAGACCTCATTGCGGAGCTCTATCCTTATTTTGTAtgctattttttattttttatttcctAAATAATTGATCTTTTCTAATAACATGATATGGGACTCAACTGTTGGAGCCGTAAATGTTTGTGTGACTTTAACAATTTAAATCATGTTATATTTTAATTGTTAGGACTCGAATATAGGATTTATTGTTGGGGTGCTCTTGTCGATGGTTTCAATTCACAATTATTTTTTAAAATTTGCAGCATATATATAATCATGAAATCTAGAAGGACCCTCAATTTGTATCTTGCTCTGGCCCCCTGATTTCTCAGGACTGCCGTGCATTCATAAAAAATATCATGCAAAAAGTGTAGAcaaccaataaaaaatcttgagatattttttTGTGGACAATTTACGtaggtattgttgtgagccgttgCAACGGACGATTAACCGACTAGTGTACATTAAAAGCACTGCCAAACCTTTTTTTTAACCTGCCCTAATTTTTTTGGGAATATTTTTAGCATGCTTTTGGAGATGAGAGGTGGCAAACGACGACGCGGGTCAATGCAGACGGTGGAGTGAGTGACTCTATGCAGTTTTGCATAATTATATATATTCTATCCGCTGGCTTGATGCGTGAACGACCTTTGGTTGGTTGTCTAGctagtaataataaatagtaGATGAGCAAGTGCCGCGTAATTGTGTTAAGTTCTTCCGAAAGCCGTTATTATATATACTGTGGTACTGACGAGTGACGAGGATGTGACCCGAACTGATATGCATGGATCACCTCACCAGTTTCTTCCCCAAGACACGCACGTTTCTTCCCCAAGGGGAAGCACACCGTGCAGCACTGCCGCGTCGAATTAATTACCTGCTCTTTGCTCTCCCTGCTGACTGACTGGCTTGCTCTTGTGTGATGAGTCGTCTGGGCCGGTCTCCAGTCTCAGGTCAATGCATATATCTCTAGCTAGTATCTGAAGAGTCAGTTCCACACGTACGTACGTAGATGTAGACGATGCGTGCGTATCGGCAACTGCAGTCTGCAGTCTCGGTCTTCTTCTTCAGTTGTTTCATCGATCAGTACGTGCGCACGTCACCAAACTAGGAACCATATGACGATCGCATTGCTGACACACATGGTGATCCTGTTACCGCGGGTGACAATGCATGGAAATCTCATTGCATTGCGCGCATGCATCTACATCTACATAGACAGAGATGACGACAGCAGAGTACTCGCGATACTACTGATGCACGTGCGTTCGGCAGCAGATAGATTAGATTAAATGTCTCGAGTAAACTGTTGGTGAGCTTAATAACCACCATGAACAGGGGCTAAGCAACTTGAAGAATAAGCAACCtagctctctctctcaagtcttgCTTGGGTCGTCGTAGCTAGAATCGTTAATTTTGCGTGTGGAAAGACTACTCGGCTATACTTATACTCTATGAGCGAGAGCGCCATCAAAAGTATCCGATAAAGTCTCTCGAACTATAATTTTTAGCAGGATTAAAACAAAACCATCTTTAACAATTCTTAATTATTTCAcattcactaccggaatttggctctttgccgagtatcaAATATTTTGCTGAGTGTTTTTTTTATtcggacactcggtaaagaagctctttgccgagtgccacgcaaaaaaccaTCGGTAAAAAggaaacactcggcgaagaagctctttgccgagtgttttatttttgacactcggcgcaTAAAACAAGGCATATATTTTTTTTGGCAAAGTCTTAAGGGTGAAAATTTGACCACTAATTTCTTTCAAAGTATGACATCAACAAATACAAATTAAGCATTATATTAAAGTTTTTTTTGAATACAAATTCTAGTATATAGCATGCATGCATACACTAAAAGTATATGTGTTTTTTTTTGCTGAATTGTTGATAAAAGTTTTAAAACGTTGAATTTTCTGAAAACATGCACGCCTTATTTTATGGGAGAGAGGGAGTAATGTTTAGTAGGTACTATAAATATGAATGATTTGTTATGTATATTTGGTCAAAGTTAAGAACAGGTGATTTCTCGAGAAGTGGAAATAACACATATTTTGGAACTGAGTTTTGGGCCTGAGGCCGGGAGTACATTGCCCATCTAGCTGCATCCAAACAATGCAAAATGCAGCGCGTGCAACACATTTACCAACTATATATAACCAGCTGGCATGCATGCATGTAAACGCAACCTGTGGCGAAGGGAAAACTGTTTTGGGAGAGCATATAATTCATGTGCTAAAGTCACGGTCATAATCAATAAACCAATGTAatatagggggtgtttggtttctagggactaatgtttagtccctagattttattccattttagttccaaaattactaaatatagaaactaaaactttattttagtttctatatttagcgatttatacactaaaaaggaataaaatgaagggactaaacattagtccctataaaccaaacacccccataGTATATCGCTATTTTAGTGTGGCGTGCATCACACACACACGCACGCACGCACATATATATATCCAACCAATAATGCAACAATAAACAGGCATTAGCAACGTGCAATAATACTACTAGTCTACTACTAATATTTTTCTTATCATAATATAAATAAAAGTAAACAAAACGACGAGGAGAATTAGCACACACCGGAGAAAGCATCAGAAACTGCACCTCCTCGTCCACACTGGTCTTACTACAAGATCGTCGATGACTCGATGGAACCCTCCGATCCGCCGGATCTCACCGCAGAACCCTCCGTACCGCGTACGTGACGCCACGCGTACGCGCGACTTGACACGCGCTTCCCCACTTCAATGTTGAATCTTAAGCAAACTGTCGTACGTGGTGGCGTGTCAGTCTGCCATTGATCATGCTGCTCGATCAGTTCGGTGGCCGAGCTTGACGTTGACTTCAAGTCAATGCAGTGAGCTAGCTCCTGGCGCGCCTATAAATACGCTGCCACTGCTTTGCATCGAAACATTCGGTAGAACACAGCACAGCAGTACTATCCATATAAACAGCACCGACTTATTGCAGATACAGTGTTACATTAGGCACGTGCTAATAATATATAGTACTTGTTCGACTATATGGCCGCCGCCACAGCCACCGAACGACCGACGGCGGCGAGCAGCAATAACAATAACGACCTGCTGCGGCGACTGGTCCTGTCGCTGTCGCTGTCGACGGCGAGCAAGGTGATCGCGAAGCAGCATGCCCAGCACAAGCAGCACCAGCAGGCAGCTGCCGGCGCGTTCCGGTGCCGGACGTGCGGGCGCGCGTTCCCGACGTTCCAGGCGCTCGGCGGGCACCGGACGAGCCACAAGCGGTCGCTGGTGCGCGCGCGCGGCCTCGACCTCCTCCTCGGCGCGCGCCCCGGGAAGGGCGCGGCCGCGGCCAGAGACGTGCACCGGTGCACCACCTGCGGCGCCGCGTTCCCCACAGGGCAGGCGCTCGGCGGCCACATGCGCCGGCACAGAGCGGCCGCGCACGACGACGAgggcgaggcggcggcggcggcgagggccGTTATTGTCAATAATGCCTTGTCGTCTGGAGAGCAGCAGGGCGAGAGGGAGGTCGACGATGGCGCGCGGTCGTCCATTAGGTTTTTCCAGTTCATATGACCGGTAGCTAGATACTTTGTTGGAAGAAGTGGTCGCATACAATAATAATGCCAGATTAATTAAACGTCTCTTCATGGCCTCGTGTGTTTATACATAACGAGAGGTCTAGTTTCGTTTAGTTTAGTTTATTACCCAACTGCTACTGCAATAAAAATACAGATTTGGAAAACAATGTATAAGGTTTAAAGTTTCTGACCTTTTTATTACATGTATAGTATATATAGCATCATCAATACAATTTACAGGAAAAAAGAAAGTAAGAATCACTATGTAATTTTGTGAAATAATTGTATTGAATCACTCTGCAATTCTTAGCCAGtacaaaagaaaaaaataaaaacttAAAGCCTAAAATCCTAAACCTGACCCTACTCTACAATCACCTTGTTTCAACTAAGAGGATTCTCgagcacacatgtaatttattTTTTTGGTTGTTTCATGATTCACTCATTGTATATGGATATGGATATATAAGCATAAACATGTTAAGTAATCAGTAAGATTTAAAGTACTACAAAATACTACCTCTGTTTGTTTATATTTGTCGTTGCTTAGTTTAATTTTGAACTGCACATCAGCGTCAAGTAAAAAAACCGGAGGGAGTACTGTGTTGTATAAATCTCTATTACAAAATCTCACGCAACTCTGGTAAAATTTTGACAATGCGATTGCAATAGTAAAACCTACAGTGAAATCACAGTACACATACTCATACGCGTGGGCGTGGAATCGTCATTGTGTATTGTCCAATTCACATGCCTTTTCCTTGCCACGCATAAAGTCCAATGATATATAGTGAACCTATATCCTAATCCTAGCATGAGTAAACCCCGAGTGTAAAGCATTATCTAGGGCTTCATCACCGTACTACTTACCAAACACAGTTGTGGTGCACTAAAATATTGAAGGGAATGAAATGATAAAAGTTTTAGTAGAGTTTTAACTTTTAAATGAAAAAATACATTAACATTGTTGGGAACATGTTTATTGTCATGGTAAATAATACACGATCGACATTATCGGTGTCCGAGAGAAATCAGACACTCGAATACTGGTAGGACGTTGTCTGGAACTTCATCAACAAAAGATAGACCCATAGTCAACCTAATTTGGTGCTATTCCAAAACATCCTAGGACCCTGTGCCTAGGTGGCCAATCCTCGTATCGGTCATGTCTCAAGACACTACAAACCATATTTTTACATAAGTACGCCTCCAACGCTCCCCAGGTCACTCTAGTGCACGACAAACCTAACACCACATGCGTCTCTGACTAGATCAGTCGTGTGCCGTCAAGTGATTGAGATAAGGTTTTCACCCTTAGCATTTATCGTGAGGGGAGACAATACCATCAGAAGACATCAATGTAGTTATGTATGAGGCTACATACATACCTACAAATACTACACAGTGCCCATGGCTACAATGGTTACCAATTACGTACGTCATACTCGATGGTGGTGTGAATCGTCAATGTAGGCACGCCTGATGACGCACGTGTACCGACAAACATTGGGCAATGTGTGTGGCTGTGATTACAAAGCCACCAACTATATTGTACTCAATGGCACCGGCTCTCGTACCTAACACTATAGCATGTGGTACCTATGGTGTAATCCATCATGAAATATTGTAAATGTTTACATTTCTTTTGTATATGCTTTTTTTTGTCAAAGTTACGGAAAACGAGCTACATATTGCAACATAGGAGGAGGCCGATTCTGACACTTGTGAAAGGTTATTATATTGCTCTTGCATTGATCGAGTATAAGACTTATAATTGTATGTTAATAATGTTTCTTAATGAACCATTGATCCTGAGTCTATCTACATATCTTTTGACACGCAGAACACACACGCACATTCACACTGACCTCTAGCTAGAGTGTAGAACTGTAGATGGTAGACCGACCTACAAACAAACTGTACGCATATACGCGCACACTAGGCGTTCAATTAAGAATTTCCGAGGGGATTATCCACGAAACCACTTGCTTAGTACACTAGTACTCCTGCTAGTCGATCTGCGCTGCGGCTCACAAGCAGACTCCATATCGGTGTAGTCGTCAGTAGTGGATTCATTTCGGTGCCGGTTGTTGCACCAAACAAACAACAACGAAAGCCAGCAGCATCAGCTCAGCTGAGTTTCCCTGAAACTTCGGAGGTGTCACTCGACAGCGACAGCCGTACGTACGCAGCGGTACATGAGTTCCAAGTTCGGAGAAACTTCCAAAAGGATTTTTTTTGGCGACAACGAACATAGAACATGATGCTTGTCAGCAAGGTTATATATATATGCTACCTTCTTGACAAGGTACATCTTGGATGCCTTTGTTTCCATGCACGACTTGCTAGCTTGACCTATGCAAGAGACTAGGTCTGAAGCTAGCTATATATCAAGCTATGCATGTATGCACTCCAGCATGGTCCATGGAGCTCATGCGCGTTGGTTATTACCTTTTATCTTAtctaaaagaaagaaaagaatcaTTCCATTATCTCAGTTGCGTAGAGGCTGTTTGATTTCATACTTTCAGCCCGTCATCGATTCACAAACGTATTGTTTGATATACTAAACgtagggggtgtttgaatacaCCGTAGCTAATGgttttaactgctaaaattagttAAAAACATCCGAACAGTCTAATTATAGTTTAATTATTAGATACTTTTAGCAAATTATCTAATACTTAGCTAGCTATTTGTAAGCTAATTTTACTAGTAattttttagctaactaactacTAACTTTACGCctcgtttggatcattggaattgaattctattctaataatagtaatttaggcatatatcaattaagctaattcaattttatacaaaatatatttgtagattattattagcaagatgtcggagatatttatgtgctatatttttactatataagagtgagacgaagagtgtcatgtaagttacagagtagaaacaaattctactactgTATAAAATCAATTCCCATCccccaccccatgaatttgagataggcttatatctgaactttggaagtggtggaatgtcaaattccaaactaaataagttactttattgagtgaattccaattcctctaaaatgaagggatccaaacgccccgttagTGTATTTAAATACCTCCTAGTAGAGATAGACAGTGTCCACGTGGCGCGTGAATAATCGAACAGAACTCAAAGACGTACGTTGACACGTAGTGGAGATTGATCCGGAAACGGCTTTGTTTGcacgcttcatgcaactgctcgcTCGATAATAGTAACAGTTCAGTACTCACCTCCTGCCAACGAGGCTCTTTTAGGCCCATTCCTCCAGTACGAAGGTTCCAGGCCCGGCCCGCATCTATTTTTCGCCTCGTCCCGTCACTGGCAACCGACGTGagcttccctttgcatagggcCTGCTGAGTGCATCCACCCCTACAGCACCAGACGTGCAGGTAAAAATCTATTGTACAATACATATCATATATTTTGACCGCAACAAACATAAACACCTAAGTTGGTCACCTGCACTGGCGCGTGCAGCTACGCAGCATGcacaacagcaacagcaacacCAAACGCAGGGTGGTAAGAGCCCCGTGGCGCGGAAGATGCCGCCTCTTCTTCCATCGGGAAGTTCCCGAGGACGAGTCGTGGTGCTCGACGATCTGTACCATCATGTCGAGCAAGGAGAACATACAAGAAATCTAAGCCTAGCCCCCTAACTGGCGCGACAAATATCGGAGAGAAAACTCCAGCGGGGTGGCGGGATGCACCCGCCTAATCATGTGAACTAGGGGAGCCTAGGGATTAACCTGATTAGTTGGATGAACGCGATAACACAAGGGTTAGAGTGGTTCGGACCGGCAAAACGTAATCCCCTACATCCATTGTGAGTTTTATTGCATGGGGGACGAAAGTCTATGTGTTTCCAAGTGTCTTGCCCCTTGAAACGttatgtgccctcccttttatagccaaGGGGCACATACAAGAAAGTTGAGCCCCGACAGGCAAGCCCAGGAATACAGTAATAAAAACATACTATATGAAATAATTAATGTCCTCGACGTACATAGATCTTCTCTTGGTCGTCGTGCGAATTTCTTCACCAGCCTCTCCTTCGCCCTGTCTTGTCATTGCATGGGCGAAGGCTCTAGTAAGGGTTGCAGCGTAGACTGGTACGTCGACGTGCATAGGAGCGTGCGAAGTGGCCGGTCACTGCAACATACACATTACCTGACCGAACGCCGCTTCATGGTGGTGTCTTCCACGCGTGTGGCACAGTGGCCTCAGTAATGCGCGAAGCTCTGAgcgtgcatttaatgcgtgcGGCGCTGCCATGCTAAAGTGCGCATCGATAACATGCGGGGCGGCTACAGAGACCTATCACAAGCCTGTCAATGCCCTGCGCTTGGTCAGAGCACGCCTTTGACGCCTTGCATTTAATGTGGGTTGAGGCCTTGTTTCCATGCGTCTAGCGACCACGTGGCGTCACCGGACCCTTGCCTGGGTCCGGAGTAGGGCCTGGGGGCAAGTTCTGCCTTGGAGTACTGGGAGCCCTTGTTGGCGACCCGAACCCTATATGGGGAGGGGGTCCGAATCCCTATTCGGGGGTCTGGTTTGTatacgtggaggtcctggacctttcAGGGAGTCTGGATTGCGTACATGGGGTCCAGACTCGTTAGTGAAAGTACTGAGCATAT
It encodes:
- the LOC103638019 gene encoding zinc finger protein ZAT11, which gives rise to MAAATATERPTAASSNNNNDLLRRLVLSLSLSTASKVIAKQHAQHKQHQQAAAGAFRCRTCGRAFPTFQALGGHRTSHKRSLVRARGLDLLLGARPGKGAAAARDVHRCTTCGAAFPTGQALGGHMRRHRAAAHDDEGEAAAAARAVIVNNALSSGEQQGEREVDDGARSSIRFFQFI